GGATAAAGGGTATGTATATGGTCAGCTTcttatatatagctttacccaAACATAGTACCAGTGCATACATATACAGCTTGATATAGCAGCAGCTTTACTATCTATAACCGTTCAGTAAGCTATAAGTAAGTTGCAGACTCAACCTTGTTAGGTTACTTATTTACAGCTTACTCAACGGTTATACCGActttgttaggttatggaacctaatgcttatttatagcttagtcaaCGGTTATACCAACTTGTTAGGTAACCTTATTAGGCTATGGAGCttgatgcttatttatagcttagtcaaCGAGTAAAACTAtaagtaaattgtcataaataatGCATAGGaaggtaaagctatatatggtagatagttatatatatatagtagatggttatatctagtagagttatatatagtaagcaTATATccagctttgaaaatgtatttcTATATTCTCTGTCTTCAGAGTCATCAATActaaacctttagccaatattctctttgcattttctctatcctattctttgtgttcatctagatcgagtgtgtattgttgtgcgatcctaacaaacTTAATATGAACAACTGGATCCTCGAGTTTTATAGTCAGACTCTGTGTTTTGTACAAGTTCATTTTTAGCTCTACTACCTttggtcttcttcttctgggtTTGAATTCAATATACCTTATCAAAGTGAAAGCGAACCCACCTTGAAATAAGTTTAGTTTTATAcggcatttttctttttcatcccAAAACAAGCCAGACAAAGGCAGCAACCAAGTTTACTGTGTTTCTacagaacaagaaaaagttGATGCCTCCATGTGCCAAACAACCAAGTGCCTGTAGATGGGGCATTGACCCTTGTCTAAGTTTCATTACAACATTGATATGAAACATGTGATGAAATGTCAACACTCAATCTGCAAGGATGAATGAGGAAtagaaaccctaaaccctacgtgtctaatatttttttagttcgatAACTCTAATATTTTGGATTTTGCGTTTTGTTTGCCCATGTGTAGGTGGTGTCTAAGTTCCTATGATCGAGTCTTTCTGGCTCCTGTGAACATCTTTTCTTAATGTATTAAAGAGGTTCTCTCCAACCGGTGGAAAGTGGTGGGTGTCCACTAATGGTCATTCTTGGCTCAGCTTCGATAATGCAATTTCAGGAGGAGTCGGTAGTTCTACATTGGATCCTTTCGGACTTGGAGTACGTGGGACGCTGGGTCGAGGTTTGGTAAATCAACTGGTCGCTCCTTTCCTTTACAGTCTCGTAGCTTCCCTCTAGTTTTATACTCTTTAGAATTTACGAACCTTCTAGGTATAAAATTGAAcatatgaattaattttttttaaaatgttcaaataTAATGAGATCTATCAACAGAATGTTAAcaatttactaatttattagctataaatttgaaagtttaaggatatgGTGACACTTTTTCTAGTACAGGGATCTGTTAGGGATCTGTTAGACGTAGACTTGAAACTTTAAGGATGGAAAAAATAGTATCGATTGACTAATAAAGCCATCATGAACTCTTAATCTCCTTTATCTAATAGAAAGAATAACAAGCTCAtatgaaaactaaaaagatgaaagacAAATTTATGATTTGTCAATCGTACACGTAACTTAGTGATAGTTATCTTGAAGTCTATGCTCATATCATGATTGCACAATTTCACCTATAGGCAAAAGGATAAACGTGCagcttaaagaaaaaaaaaaaaNNNNNNNNNNNNNNNNNNNNNNNNNNNNNNNNNNNNNNNNNNNNNNNNNNNNNNNNNNNNNNNNNNNNNNNNNNNNNNNNNNNNNNNNNNNNNNNNNNNNNNNNNNNNNNNNNNNNNNNNNNNNNNNNNNNNNNNNNNNNNNNNNNNNNNNNNNNNNNNNNNNNAATtcacaatttagaaaaaaggaaagaaaatcgTCACATGGgttctttctattttagtGAAATCATCACGAGACTCAGTCAagactaaaattttattggatCGAACCCgtctttcatttattattataattaaggaTAGGCACCACTCAAAGTGAGGAACATCACATCAAGAAGGCAATGATCCAACCCCACAAATGTATGAACAATTGAAGCAACTAGAAGTGGTCTCCAATGGTAGTTGGTGGCCAATTGCCATCCCCACATGcaaatttcttcattattgaATCTCTTTTAACTACACAATTCCTTAATTGGAACACTGTTCCCTATCTAATTAAACTTGCCCATGTgatcatttatatttatataatggACCTAAGTTCATCCTTTTGTTTGACCATTAATCTTTCAAAATATCATTAACCATTtgacttaatttaaattatgtcgttccattaattattattatatatatatatatatatttttttttttggtgctctcatattaaaaaaatttagacacgtgtaaaatttattttataaatatactGGTCTCGTTGATCTGACTTAAACTCAACCAGTTAAGACATTCCAAACTTtcactaataattttttttctttatttttttaatttttatttgtgtttttttatttaattatgaaaggtggacttaatttaatatataaactaaatttataattaggCCATTAATTATAGTTAATATTTCAAAGCAGCTATGTGGTTTGGGAGTCAAATAATGGTGATTTTtgcacaaaattaattaatatttatttaatatgaaataatttcGTAGGTTTTTTTCACATGGATGATATTTTGACTTTTGGCATTGACATTTTCtccgattttttttaaaatataataaataatttattttcaataaaaaaattaaattaatttttttactttaaactaaatttaaactaaatattaaCCGAAGGTTTCAATTCCAATGtgagcatagttcaactaattaaaacgGAGagcattataaattttataaattctaTAATAAATGTTTGCGAATCATTCTGgtcttatatttaataattagtttggtcctctttatatttaataattagtttgGTCCTGGTTACGACACGACATCCAAATCTTTGACTCTGTTTCACCTGTTTGTATGTGAGTGTGATTCACTCGACCATTTTGTTGATAAGATTTTTGACGTGTTTGTCTAATTTATTATCAGCCTCTTTTTTAACCGAAGAAAAACACTTATCATTTCCACTTTTATTCTTAGATAATATATGTAGGTAAgtcgtaaataaaatttacataaaaacaaaaatcgaCCGTTGAATAATAGGCGATGGACTCTAAAAATCCctataaattagtttttttatgcTAATAAAAATCTTTTACTTAATAATTTGGTCACTAATAGtctattaaacttttatggttcgtctaataattaaactataatttaatattaaatatccttaacattAACGATCACTGAGtcaatttaagatttaaactaaaacaaaacaaaaaaaaatcgcATGTTTTACATGTTTTATATAGGTCGTCTTGAACCTTACCAACCTTCTAGTTGTTACTTTTACGAATCTATCCAGCTATTTAGCacactccaaaaaaaaaaccaaaattccACCTAGTAAGTAGTAACCCctttccaaaataataataataataataataaataattaattaattaattaatatatatcaCCAACCAAATAGGCTAATTTAATCCAATTTAATTAAGACATGACACAGAGCAAATGTGTGTACGAAAGATTCTCTTagctaagaaaaaaaaaaaaaaacattactgTAAAAACTCCATTaaaacccttcttcttcttcttcttcttcttcttcttcatcggaCTCTGTTTTTTCTCCATGGAAATACCCTTCTTTGTTCATCCATTTCTTgtccttttcttgttctttttattatttctctttgtaatcttcttctttttgaagCCTAATTTTCTGTGCAACTGTGAAATTTGCCAAGCTTATTTGGCTTCCTCTTGGTCGGAAAATTTCTGCAACCTCTGCGATTGGTACACCCATCTTCTCCGGCAATCTCCGACCAAAACCATTCACATCCACGTTTTGCGGAACACGATTACGGCCAATCCCGACAACGTTGAATACATTCTCAAAACCAATTTCCAAAATTacccaaaaggaaaatccTTCTCCTCCATTCTTGGCGATTTTCTCGGCCGTGGGATTTTCAATGTCGACGGCGATTCATGGCggtttcaaaagaaaatggccATTCTTGAACTCGGACAACTGCCGATTCGATCGTATTGCTTTGAAATTGTTCGTCACGAAATTGATTCCCGCCTTCTCCCGCTTCTTTCCTCTGTTTCTGCCGCCGGAGATGCGGTGGTGGATTTGCAAGATGTGTTTAGAAGATTCGCTTTTGATTGTATTTGTAAATTCTCCTTTGGGTTGGATCCGATGTGCTTGGAGCTGTCTCTTCCGATGTCGGATTTTGCTGTCGCGTTTGATATTGCTTCGAAGCTCTCTGCTCAACGAGCCATGGCCGTCTCTCCGTTCATCTGGAAAATCAAGCGGATGCTTAATTTAGGTACATAAACactaaattaaacataaacccattatgattttgatttaaatttttaattttacaggTAGCGAGAGGGAATTAAAACAAGCAATTAAGCTAATTAACATTTTAGCTCAAGAAGTAATCCGACAGCGAAGAAAAATAGGAATCTCCGCCGGCAGAGACCTTCTGTCTCAGTTCATGCGGACTGTCTCCGACGAGACATACCTACGCGACATCGTTGTCAGCTTCCTTTTAGCCGGCCGCGACACGGTGGCCTCTGCTCTGACGAGCTTCTTCTGGGTTCTCTCAACCCATCCCGCCGTCGCGTCCGCCGTCGAACTCGAAGCCGATAGAGTCATCGGCGCCGGTTGTGACCCAATAAATTCCGACCAAATCCggaaactttattatttacaaGCTGCCATTTTCGAGTCCATGAGGCTCTACCCGCCGATTCAGTTCGACTCCAAGTTTTGCAAGAATGATGACGTGTTGCCAGATGGGACATTCGTCCGACGTGGCACTCGGGTCACTTATCATCCATATGCCATGGGACGGGTCGAGGAGATTTGGGGTTCGGATTGTCTTGAGTTTAAGCCGGAGCGGTGGTTGAAAGACGGCGGTTTTTGTCCGGCGAATCCGTTTAAGTACCCGATTTTTCAAGGTGGGTTTCGGTTTTGTGTCGGGAAGGAAATGGCGGTTATTGAGTTGAAAACTGTTGCTCTTTCGCTCATTCGTCAGTTTCGGTTTCGGTCGGTGACGCCGTGTGTGGCGCCACCGCGATTTTCCCCTGGCCTCACCGCCACCTTCTCCGATGGGTTTCGGGTTTACGTCGACGAGAAggagaaaaaatcaaaataaattacgAAAATTGCTGTAAGTTGAGATCGTTATGGACCATGATCGTTTAAATgttacaaatttatatttccatacgatattgtttttttaagatttttttttttttaattttataattgtatAAGGTTATATAACGGCTTAAGTCTattactaatagatattgtccgttttgacctgttacatatcgttgttaATATAACGTGTCTACTGGAAAGATATTTTCGCActcttgtaaaaaatgtttcatttcattataCAATTGATTTGAGATCTCATgggttaataatattaaaaaaaattatttaattagtttaacgATATCATCACGTGTTCGAAAAgggttattatttttaatatttcaagacaaaaaaacaaaaggaatcacataaataaaatatttatactgAAACTTTGGTTTATTTAACAATTTGTTTTGTacgataaaaaaatattattctttcatattatttatgattttttattagcTCGTTGATATTTTGAAGTGActgttcaaataataataataacaatttgttttgtataataaaatctttttatttttttttattttcacgaATATAGAgattactaaattaattttaatttcatatcttttaagatatttgagtgattatgttttattcattttatatgACTAAAGTAGATGgaatatttaacaaaaaataatctaaaatatttatataataattactttaacacacacaaaaaaaaaaNCcaatagaataataaaaacttaattagttaatttatatgattgtattaaattaaaaaaataaaataccacgtatattgttattaattattttaaaatcacgttttgaataatttatctcttaagttttttattttattttattttttattaaaaataagtttaagcgtaaaaaaaaaaaaaaaaaaaaaaaagtgattttatttatatataaaaaaaagttaataaaagTTATTCTGTAGACAGACAAGTATGAAAAGTttgcaataaaataatattcttggatttaactttaaaaaaaagagataaaaacaTCCTAGGAATATAAATTTCTATGGGCCGGAATGAAACGTGGGACCCACAAAAAGGCATTCGATGGAAGGATGACGTggatataataaaataatcagccggattttttttttttttttttttttttttatgatttggcCAATAGTAAAATAAGccaaaatagtaaataaaaaaatggatggTTGACGTGGAATCCACGTGGCATTGGGAGGAGCAGGATGTGGGGTTGACGGTGTCggtttatttaatattataagataattaaatacagtaaatttaaatataaatattttttaactttttggaaggttaatattataattttgataaaaaaaatattaaatttaaatttttgtacgGTTAACTCAAATAAAGATAGAGATAGATGGACGAGTTATACTTGGattataagataaaatattatttttattttattttaataaatgtattatttaaatatctaaatttattgtttaaattaacttaaataataaaaatacttttccaATTAAATTACCGAATCAGAGATAaagtaaatttataattaaaaagataatttaaGCTAAAAGATCAAATCcgaaaaggaaataaatttaaaaacaccAAAACGGTGCGTTTCTCTTGGCTTTATAAAGTGTCGTCTAAACAGCGGTGCCGATTAGGGATCGAATCTCCGTAAACGTATAGGCCTTCAATCTCTATCAGCTCTAATATACATTACTGAGTATGGCAATGGAAGATCAACCATATCTCCCGGAAGCCTCCAATGGCACTGGCTGTgtgaaagggaagaagaaaccaGTGAGtcggaagaagaaggaatcgGAAAACAGAGCAAAGAAGAAACCGGAGGCTACTTCAGTCAACGAAGAGCAACCTGCAGGTCGTTCCGATGGCCCTGGAATTAAGATTTTAGAGTTTGATTATTGCGTTGAAAATCACTTCAAGGCCATTGATACAATGGCGGAGCTCTGTGGTGATCGGGAGGATGGCGTCGGCGAAATTGATGAAAGTGACATTCAGCGGTTTTCATCATCCACCATTTTCTTAAGGTACGTATGGTTGcatgttatttaaaaatgatgcGTTGTGCTTTGCATGTAGCTTAAGGATTCTGGCATTGTTTACAGTGATTAGTTTCTTTGATAGTTATGGCTTGTTAAACAGCTGAAGATGCTGTAGTTTGTGATTGACATGCAGTGAATTGAATATCGTATGCTTATTAGAATTTTAGATGACGTGAAATCTTGTTTATGCATTATCGATCACTGCTTTGCGAATTTCCACTTA
This portion of the Cucurbita pepo subsp. pepo cultivar mu-cu-16 chromosome LG08, ASM280686v2, whole genome shotgun sequence genome encodes:
- the LOC111800106 gene encoding cytochrome P450 94C1-like, which encodes MEIPFFVHPFLVLFLFFLLFLFVIFFFLKPNFLCNCEICQAYLASSWSENFCNLCDWYTHLLRQSPTKTIHIHVLRNTITANPDNVEYILKTNFQNYPKGKSFSSILGDFLGRGIFNVDGDSWRFQKKMAILELGQLPIRSYCFEIVRHEIDSRLLPLLSSVSAAGDAVVDLQDVFRRFAFDCICKFSFGLDPMCLELSLPMSDFAVAFDIASKLSAQRAMAVSPFIWKIKRMLNLGSERELKQAIKLINILAQEVIRQRRKIGISAGRDLLSQFMRTVSDETYLRDIVVSFLLAGRDTVASALTSFFWVLSTHPAVASAVELEADRVIGAGCDPINSDQIRKLYYLQAAIFESMRLYPPIQFDSKFCKNDDVLPDGTFVRRGTRVTYHPYAMGRVEEIWGSDCLEFKPERWLKDGGFCPANPFKYPIFQGGFRFCVGKEMAVIELKTVALSLIRQFRFRSVTPCVAPPRFSPGLTATFSDGFRVYVDEKEKKSK